DNA from Leptospira koniambonensis:
GACTGAAGAAGGGAATAAAAGAAACAAAGGGGTCAAATTTTGACCCCTCCGGAAATTTCCAAAACGACTCCGTCTACCAGATCGTTTTGAGCGATGAATACCGCTGTGTTTGCGATTTCATCCGGTCTACCCAATCTACCAATCGGGATAAGAGCTTCCCATTTTTTGAGAGCTTCCGGGTTCATGTCTTTCATTACCATTTCAGTAGCGATGAATCCAGGTGCGATACCTGCGACTCTGATACCGTAACGGCTGAGTTCCTTCGCCCATAACTTTGTCATTGCGGCGACACCCGCTTTTGCTGCGGAATAATTGGTTTGGCCTGGGTTACCATGCATAGAAACGGACGCGATAGGGATGATCACTCCTTTGGTACCGTTATTTACCATTTGAACCGCTGCTTCTCTACCTGTTAAGAATACTCCAGTCAGGTTTACATCGATTACTGCCTGCCATTCTGCCAAAGACATTTTAGATGCAACCTTTCCAGTTTGTTTATCCGCTTTTATTAAGAGACCATCTCTTAATATCCCAGCATTCAAAACTGCAATGTCCACGGAACCGAAAGCGGAAACCGCTTTTTCCATGAGTTCAACGGCATCTTTTTCCTTAGAAACATCTGTCGGAACTGCGATTACCTTAGCGCCAAGCGCTTCGATCTCTTTTTTGGCTCCTGCAAGTTTTTCCTCGGAGATATCCGATAGAACGATATTGGCTCCCAATTTTGCAAAATGAAGGGCCATCTCTTTGCCTAAGCCTCCGGCGGAACCGGTGACTACGGCAGTCTTATTTGTGATTTCCAACTTGGTTGATTTCCTTACTTCTAATGGTTACATAATTGTCAGTGAAAGGGATTTCTACCCTGGCTACAGTTTCTGCAGGGCTCGTTTGGATCCTGAACAGGTTCGGATCGATATTCTCACTTTTTAGAAGGATCATGATAAGAGCGATACCTAGACCGGCTCCCTCAGTATTATCCATATTATCCATATAGAACTCGGCGATATCATTATACTCCATCGCCTTTCTCATCTTCTCCCTCATACGAGATTCTTCGATCTCGATTACAGGAGTATTATTAACTACTTCGACCACCAAACCTTCTGCTGCATAGGTTACCGAAATTTTGACAAAAACGCCTCTGGCAAGACAACGTTTACCGTATTCGTCAGCCATTTTTTCGGAGAAGTTCTGTTTGAATTGGGCCAGACCCTGGTCGTAATGTTCATGATTTCGGATATCCAAACCAAGATCTTCGAAGAAAACCCTTTTTTGGTTGGCCTTCACTCCGTTGATCGCCATTTCTTTGGTGATCGTATACAACATCTCTATGTATCTTGTTTGGCCTAATTTTTCCAGAACTTCTGTTAGAATACGCAAAACGTATTTTTCCAATTTGGAATTCATTCTGGAAGACTGAACTGAGATGCGGGAGCGGCTGAGGATGTAGTCTGAGAGCTGGGCGTCTAAATCTTTGAAACTTTTTGCCATGCTCGTTCAGTCCTCTGTGGGAGTAAAATCGATACCCAGTGTTTCCCCCAGGACGATTCATGCAATCAAAAATCAGCGGTTCCCAGATCTCAAAAAGGATACAAACTCCAAGGGTTGGCCGCGTCCGATCCGGGGGATCGGACCAAGCTCTCGCCTCCGGTCAAAAAATCGCATTCACGATTTTTTGACCCCGACTCGATCTTTCGCGGATGGTAAATCAATGTCTCTTTGTGCTTCCGTGAAATTTGTGCGAGACTTTATAATTTTTGTGTCTCACGCAGAGGCGCAAAGACGCGAAGATATAGATTGTTATCTCTGTGTGTTCAGTGAACTCTGTGCGATAATTTTGAGTTTTTAGGTTCACATGGAGTTCACGGAGGATAGTATTCTGGATTAAAGTATAATACCTGCTCCAACCTTGCCTATGTATTCTTGCAGGCTCCAAGCCTAACAGTGTGCGTAAGGATATTACACTATTTGTCTTACTGCTTTACATAATATTAATACTGCGACAGCGATGCGCAGGGGAAGTCGCTGGAAGCGACCGGAGCGACGCGTAGCCCGTAGCAGCGCGGTCCGAGCGAGAGCGAGCGAGTCGCCCCCAAATCTTTTAATAACTTCTTTTTCCGATTTTCACTTTTTTAAAATACTATACAAAAAAATAGTTTACAAAAGTATATAATCATACGAATAGTATGCTGTAGCTAAGAGGAAAAACCATGCTTCAGACAATTAGTATTCGAGATTTTGCATTGATTGAATCAGCCCAAATCGACTTAAGAGCGGGCTTGACTGCGATTACGGGAGAGACCGGTTCTGGAAAATCTCTCTTACTAGATGCTCTTTCTTCCTTACTCGGGGGAAAGAGTAGTACTATGGATATCCGAACAGGCTCGGACAAGTATTGTCTTGAAGCTGAATTCGATATTTCCCAAAATCCAGGCGCCATAACTTGGATGAGGGAACATGGATTTCCTCTAAGCGGTTCAGCTATAGTGATCAGAAAAGAATTCACTCGAGACGGAAAAACGAAAATTCAAATCAACCATTCACTTTCTTCTGCTCAGGTGCTTCGCGGTTTAGGAGAGATCCTATCCGAAGTACATAACCAAAATGATCAAATTCTACTTTTGGATAAAGCTCAGCAATTGGACATCTTGGATGGTTTTGCAGGTTTGCATACACTCCGAGGAGAAGTGAAAGAAGGATTTTTAACCTATAAAAGTCTCAAGAAGAGACTAGAGGAATTAGAATTATCTCATGCAGACAGAAACCGTAAAAAAGAGATACTTCAATACCAGATAGAAGAGATCCATACTGCTAATTTTAAATTGGGAGAAGAGGAGGAACTCAGTAAAGAAGAGAACCTACTCGTTCACGGAGAAAAACTCGCAGAGAACCTGGATATAATCACTAGTTACTTACATGAAAGTGAATCTTCTGTTTTAGGTATTTTTCCTAAGGTGCTTGCTGCGTCCGATAAGATTAAAGTTTTGAACGAATCATTAAACGAAATGGATTCCGCACTTAAGGAAGCATATGTTACGATTCGTGAGATAAATACCACTGCCCAAGACCAAAAGGAAGAGGTATTTTTCTCTCCCGAAAGGTTATCTCATGTTCAATCTAGGCTAGACCTGATCCAAAAGCTTAAGAAGAAATACGGAAATTCAATTTCTGAAATTTTAGAAACAAAGAAAAAAGCAGAAGATGAACTTTCTGCCTTAGAACAGAACTTAGATTCTAAAACTTCTCTGGAAAAAGAAAAGAAAAGGGCAGCAGATAAATTGACCCAAGCTTGTTTGCAGCTTTCCAAATCTAGACGTGAAGTATTAAACAAATTCGAATCCAAACTCAAATCAGAATTAGAAGTTCTGGGAATGAAGGGTGCCGGACTACAGGTAGTACTTCGTTGGGAAACAAGCCCAGAGGGAGAAGTAGAAGCCCAAGGAAAATCTTATTTGGTAAACGAATTCGGATTGGATCAGGCGGAATTCTATTTCAGCCCAAACCCTGGAGAAAAACCAAGACCTCTTCGTAAAATTGCTTCTGGTGGAGAGATTTCCAGAGTAATGTTGGCCATCAAAAGTGTGCTTGGTTCCAATTTTGATGGAAAAGTTTTAGTTTTTGATGAGATTGACTCTGGTCTGGGTGGAGAGATTGCTTCTGACGTAGCAAAAAAACTCAGAACCCTTTCTAAAACTCACCAAATCATATTGGTTACACATTTACAGCAGATTGCAGCTGCTGCAGATCATCATCTTCTAGTAAGTAAACGACTCCAAGAGGGAAGAACCGTCTCTGAAACGGAATTCTTAGGAATGGAGGAGAGAACCATGGAACTTGCGAGAATGATCGCGGGTCAAAATATCTCCAAAGGCGCTCTACATCACGCAAAGGAATTGCTCAAAAAGAAGGCGGTATAATTCGTCTTCTCAATTTCGCTTTTTACCGGGGCAGAATCTGCTTTCGGTAAAAAGGAAAACTTCCTTTTAAAAATCGTTTGGCAGGGACAGCCGAGTTGGAAACCCTACTCCTTGGAGAACCTCAAGCCGATATGATTCTTGCAAAAACAGATTCTTTGGTTTCCATTATTCCACCGGAAACCGTACCTATTCTGATCCTTCTAGTTTCTATAGTAGGATTTACAATCATCATCGAAAGGCTGATCTTCTTCTCTCGTTGGAAATCCATTACTCCGGACGATTGGAGAAGGGTAAAAGATCTACTCAGAGATAAAAACTATGACTCTGCTTCCGACTTGATGAGAAGCCTGAGCCAAGGCCCGGTCTCTCAGGTTTTACAAGCTGGTATTACCCAGTTTAAGAAAAATGCATCTTCTGTAGATGATGAGATTATAACCCAAGGATTAAACCAGATCCAAAGAATGGAAAAATTCCTTTCTCCGTTAGCAACAATCGCTACCATCTCTCCACTTTTGGGAGTATTGGGAACTGTTCTCGGGATCATTCGTTCCTTCGCAGAAGGTTCCGGAACAAGAGGAGCAGAAGTAGGGATCAGTGAGGCATTGATCACTACAGCTATGGGGCTTGCGGTTGCGATCCCTGCATATATTTTCCATAACTTCTTCCAAAAGAAAAAGGAAGATGCGATTTCCGAGATGGAAAGTCTTTCTGAGCAGGCTCTTAGGTTTTTAAAATAAGATGAAATTTAGAAAGTGGAGTCGGGGAGAAAGCGGAAGTTTTAGGGCAGGTCAAATTGAACTTGCGCCTATGATCGACGTTATCTGCTTCATCGTAATTTATTTTTTGATGAATGCGACTTTGGAAAAATCCACTGTCGTAAAAATAGAACTCCCTAGATCTTCTAGTACCGCTCAGGAAAAGAAAAAGGACGAATTGGTTATCACTGTCAATAAAGACGGAAAAATTTTCCTAGATAAAGACACTGAACCTGTTCCTTTGGAAAAACTGACTGAAAAAATAAAATTGTTCAATGGCCAAAACCAAGGCGACGACAAAGATAAAAAAGAACAGAGTAAAAATCGGGTGATTATCAGAGGGGATGGTGGAGCAAATTATCAAACCATCGTTAAGGTAATCGATAAAGTGAACGAAGCCGGAGTAACAAGATTTAATCTTGCGATGGTTCGTCAACCGGGAGGTCAGTGATCCGCTCAGGTGGATCTAAAGACTTATTTCGAGAAGGGAAGAACCTTCTCGATTTTAAATAAAGCCTTAAGGCGATTTCAAAAGACTCTTGAAACGAAAAGTATCTATATATAAATCCTTTGCCGTTATTTTTGTAAGCGGATTCTTTTTTTACTCCGGCGAGATCTCTCAACTTTTCTCCAAGAAAAGCGATTATTTCGGAAAGATCGTAAAAGAAATAAAATTTAACGGAAACAAGAACACATCCGACTCGGATATCAGTGGTCTTTTGGAACTCCGAACAGGTAAACTTCTTACCAAAGGGATCATTGACCGAGACTTAAAGGCATTATTTGCTTCTGGATTCTTCTACTTTATAGATATTAAAGCGGAAGAAATGGAGGGTGGTGTTCGGGTCATTTTCGAACTCAGAGAAAGACCGAGAGTCAAGGACATAGAATTTATTGGGGCAGACGAGGTTTTTCCTGCTGATCTCCGAGACAAAATGCCTTTAAAGGACAATGAGGTAATCACTCCTCAAAAAGTTACCAAGTCCAGAGATATTATATTACAAAAATATAAAGACGAAGGATTCTTCCTTGCTTATGTAAAAGTAGAGCTTGGAAAACCTGATCCAAAAACTAACTTAGTAAAAGTCCGCTTCATCATCGACGAGGGAGAAGAAATCCCAGTCGCAAAGATCAATATTTACGGCAACGAAACCATCGAAACTTCTGAGATCTTAGGTCTTATGGAGTTAAAAGAAGAAGGTTTATTCGAAGGTGGTAACTTCAAAGAAAGTTCCTTCGAAAAAGATAAAGAAGTTATCCAAGCTTATTTGAGAAGTAAAGGATACTTGGATTCAGAATTGATCCGAGAAGGTACAAACTGGGAGATCCATTGGGAAAACCCCGAAAAGAAAAATAGAAGGGTAATCATAGTCAATATCAAACTCTACGAAGGGCAGGTGTATTATTTTAACGGATATACCGTTGCTCATGATATGACTACTGACGGTGACGGCAGACCCATCTTCTTGAACAAAGAGAATAACCCGCCTGAAACTCCGAAAGATAAACTAAAACCTTTATTCACGGTCCCAGAGATCGAAAAATCCCTGGATTATAGTTCCAAAGACGCGGGCGAAATTTTCGACGAGACTGTATTCTCCAGAGATAGAGCTACTGTAAACGAACTCTATGGATCCAAAGGCCATATTTTTGCTCAGGTAATTCCAAGAAGAAAGATCGTTTCTTTAGATTCAGAAAGTTTAGAATATTATGAAAATTGCGCCTCCAGAAGAACTGAGGTGGAAAAAAAGTCCTGCGAAGAAGAATATAAACAATTAAATATTCGTAAATTAAGGGAAATTTACAGAGATAACCCAGAGCTAAGGGGACGTAAATTTGTTCACGTAGACTTTACTGTTCGCGAGAACAACTTGGCTCAGATCGAAAACGTAATCATCAAAGGGAATAAAAAAACTCAGGACAAAGTAATTCGTAGGGAGTTACTTTTCAAACCTGGGGATTTATTCGATTCAAGTTTAGTAAACCGTTCCAGGGAAAGGATCTTCAACCTTGGTTACTTCAAAGAAGTAAACTTTAATATGAGACCCGGATCAGATGATACTAAGATGAACCTGGTCATCGAAGTATTGGAACAACCTACCGGAACAGTTTCCATGGGTGGTGGTTACGGAACTATCACTGGATTTACTATCTTTACGGAAATTGGGGAGAATAACCTAAACGGAACTGGACAAAAAGTTTCTGGTCGTTTGGAGTTTGGACCTTATCGAAGATCATTCCAGATCTCTTGGACTGAGCCTTGGATGTATGATACTCCTTGGTCTCTATCACTTTCCTTGTTCTATTTTTCTCGAACCATATTCTTAGGTTCTACTTCTACGATCTCTATTTCGGATAGTACAACTTCTCCAACTGTAGAGAATGCAACCTATGATAATAATGGTTTGGGGGTCACCATGGGAGTGGCTCACAGGCTTGGAACAAACTGGACCCACTTTCATAGATATACTCCTGCATTTTATTCATATTCTAACCCGACTGCACTTGTGTCAGATGCGGTTTTGGCTAACGTAAGAAGAGGATGGCAGTTCCGTTCACAGGTAACGAATGGTCTTGCTTATGATATCCGAGATAACGTATTTGCTCCTACTCGTGGTTACGATCTTCTCTTCCAAGTAGATAACGTAGGACAATATTTGGGCGGGTCTTCTCACTTCGACCAATATAGGATCTTAGCGGAATATTATCATACATGGTTTGATTTTACTTTCGGTGGTTTGATCCGGAACAATGCTCTTCGTAGATGGAGAGTGGTCCAAGAGTTCAGGACTTCTGATACTTTTATTTTCCAAAGGTCTCCTGCAGGAGGATCTCATAACCAAGATCCTGTCCAGGATCCTTATATCCGTCCTCAGGATTTACTCATCATTGGTGGTTACGAATCCTTGAGAGGTTGGTATTATAACGACCAAAAGTATCCTGTAGAGTGGAGAGATGGCGCCCAACATCGTCTACTTTTTGATACAGAGATCCGTATTCCTATAGAACCAAGCTTACTCTGGCTTGTGGTGTTCTTGGATGGTGGAGCACTTTACGAACAGGTGAATCGCGCGACAGGAACTAAAAAAGATTATTTCGAATCTTACGATAAGAATAAGGAAGATCAGATTGCTGCAAACCCGATCGGTTGGTACATCCAAAACAATTTCAATTTGCAGAATGGACGTAAGGCTGACGTAACCTACGATGAATTGAATAACCCAGGAAGATTGATCTTATCGTCAGATAACGTTGCAATGGATAGAATGAGATATTCTTGGGGTGTGGGTTTAAGGGTACAGATCCCAGTTCTTCCTTTACGTATTTACTTCGCTCAAAAATTAAAACCTACCGGAAATTTCTGGGCACCTTTCGAAAGATATGAATCGGATAATGCATTCCAGTTCGTATTCGGTATCGGTGATTACCGATTCTAAGGAGTTTTTGCTTTGTCAGTTGATCTAGTACAAGGCCTGAATGATCCTCAGAAAGCCGCAGTCGAAAGACTGGAAGGTCCTGTTTTAATATTAGCAGGTGCAGGTTCCGGAAAAACCAGAGTAATCACTCATAGGATCGCAAACCTGATCCTGAATAAAAGAACAGATTCTATTTGCGCTCTTACTTTTACTAATAAGGCCGCTGCAGAAATGTTAGAAAGAGTGGCTAAACTTGTACCTTCCATTCCTTGGAATGTGCAGATCAAAACATTTCACTCTTTATGTTTGTATATTTTAAGAAGGGAAACTTCTTATTTGGGGATGCCTTCCGGATTTACTGTTTATGATTCTGTATTACAGGAATCTTTAATTAAACAAGTGATCAAAGATCTGCATGAAGATCCTAAACAATACAAACCTTCTTCTTTGACCGGGATATTTTCTTCTTGGAAGGATGGACTTTCTGATTCAGATTCTTATATCCGAAAAGAGAATTTTTCCCATAGATCGCAGATGATATCAAACATCTATGAAGAATACGAAAAACGTAAAAAGAAAAACCAAGCTTTAGATTTCGGGGACCTGATCCAAAAGACTGTGGAATTATTCAGAAATAACCCCTCTGTTCTACAATCCTACCAAGATAGATGGAATTATATCATGGTGGATGAGTATCAGGATACAAACAAGGCACAATACACATTGGTGCGTCTACTTTCTGGAGACAGAGGGAATCTTTGTGTGGTCGGAGACGACGACCAGTCCATCTATTCTTGGAGAGGAGCAGATATTTCGAATATTCTAAATTTCGAAAGTGATTTTCCGAATGCTTATGTAGTAAAGCTTGAGGAAAACTATCGCTCAACTTCCAGGATTATTCGTGCAGCTTCCAAGGTGATCGCAAATAATAGCGGAAGAAAAGAGAAAGAATTATTTACAAATAATGAATTGGGAGAACCTATCTCTGTTTCCCAATTCGAGAATGAAACGGAAGAAGCTTACGATATAGTCAAAAAAATCAGAGCAGGATCTGCAAGAGGTGCGGACTACAAGGATTTTGCGATCTTCTACCGGACAAATGCTCAGTCCAGATACTTTGAAGAAGGACTTAGATCTTCCGGTATTCCGTATAAAATTTTTGGCGGATTCCGATTCTTTGATAGAGCAGAGATCAAGGACATGATCGCTTATCTAAACGTGGTAGCAAATCCTATGGATTCCAATTCTTTATTAAGAATTGTGAATACTCCTCCTAGAGGAATTGGCGAAGCAAGTATAGAGAAGATCAGGACATTCTCCTTAGATAAAGGGATTTCATTCTTAGAAGCAATTGGACATCCCGATCTTCCCTTAAAAAAAGCAAGTTTAGGAAAAGCTAAAGAACTTTATCATCTATTCGAAGATTTGATCGATAGAAAAGAAAAAGGTGAGCTACCTTCTAAAATCGCTTTGGAGATTGTGGGAAGATCCGGTTGGATCGATTATATGGAAAGAGATGCACATGATGAGGAAGCTGTCTCTAAAGTAGAGAACGTGAGAGAATTCGTGAATTCAATCGAAGAATACGAATCTCGTGAAGATTCTCCAAATTTAGAAGAATATCTGAACCAGATCAGCCTTCTTACCTCCGAAGAGGATTCTGCACAACTCACTGACTATGTTCATCTTATGACTGTCCATAACGCTAAAGGACTGGAATTCCCTACAGTGTTTCAGACAGGTTTGGAAGAAGGGACCTTTCCCCATTCCATGAGTTTGGAAGAACCGAATGGAAAGGAAGAAGAAAGAAGGCTTTTTTACGTAGCATTGACCCGTGCCAGAGTGAAATTATATCTCAGCTATTCCAGGACCTCTCGAAAATTTGGAAAAGTAGAGGACCGGATCCCGTCCAGTTTCCTTCCTGAAATTCCCGCTGAATGTTTCGGAGAAGAAGGTATCCTCGCCCAAAAAGGAGTTCGCAGGCCTTCCGGGCCTCCGTCGGCTTCTTCAGGAGCTTACAAAATCCCTGAAACTCCAAGGGAAAGGGAAGATTCTTCCAGACCTTTGGGAGAAGAGGCGGATATCCAAGAAGGAGATAAGGTCAAACATGCCCAATTTGGCCTCGGACTGGTAGTTTCTGTGCAGGGAACTGGTAAAAACCGAAAAGTAAAAATTAAGTTTGGGGGTCTGGAGAAGAACTTTTTCCTTGCCTATACCCCCTTAGAGAAATTATAACAAGGGGGAAAGTTCACCCCTTAAAATACCGATATTATTCACAAGAACATAGGAGAAACAATGAAACGGATCGTGATACTATCCTTGGCTATCTGCCTCGGGACCCCATTGTTTGCTGGAAAAGTCAGCGGTTTAGTAGAAGAATTTAATAAAGTAGAAGAATTTAATAAGAATCGAAAAGTTTCTGAATCCGCTAAAAAAGCGTTACTGGAAAAAAATCTTCTCTCCGCTTTAAAATACAGCCTTCATCGTAAATACTTGGATTATAAGGAATACACTAAGGATCTAAAGGCAGATTCTATTTCTTATGAGCCTCAAAAAGGAACTTTTGGAGTGTATGTAAAATATAAAACGTATATCGTATTTTACAGTTATCTAATGGATCCAGAAATTTATCTGCAAACTCCTATCAACGAGGTCTTCTACGTTCGTCCAGACAATTTGGACGAAGAGCCTCATAAGGAAGATAAACAACCTGCTCAGCCAGCAGGAAAATAATCTCTTTTCATGCGATTTCCGGAAGAAGCGGAATTAGTTTCTAAACTTGTTCTGGAAGCCGCAGATAGGATCTTTTCTATCTATGGAACAAATTTCCATGTGATGGAAAAATCCAAAGGTGATCCTCTCACCGAAGCTGACCTGCAAGCGAACGAGATCATAGCAGGCGGCATCCGCAAAATTTTAAAAGATAAAGTTTATTCCGAAGAAGATTCAGATTTTTCTCATTCTTCTCTACAAGGAGAAAGAGTTTGGATCTTAGACCCAATTGATGGCACTAGAGAATTTGTAGCTAAAAATCCAGAATTTGCAATAAGCCTTGGACTTCTGGAAGAAGGTAGGCCTGTTTTTGGGATCGTTATGAACCCAGCGACTGGAGAATTTTTTTGGGGATTAGAAGGTAAGGGAGCATATTATACAATCTTAAAATCTCCTTATATCGAAAATAAGATCGATTGGGAAAATACTTTTTATCTTCCAAAATTAGACTCTTCTGAACTTCCTAAAATTTTAGTCTCCATTTCTGAAACAAAGGCAGGGCTTTTCAAAAAGTTAAATTACGGAAATGATTTCATATTAGAGCCAAAAGGTTCCATTGCTTATAAACTCGCACTCGTTGCAGTTGGAAAATATCCTTTAACACTTTCTCTTAGGCCGAAAAATGATTGGGACGTAGCAGGTGGAATTGCAATACTCAGAGCTTCTTTAGGAAAAGATATAGAAATCCGTTCTGGTAAAGATTATCCATTCTTAACTTCTAAATTAGGTATAGGTTTACTTGCTGGAGAGTCAGAGCTTGTGACTCAGTTTTGGGAAAAGTTTAAAACTTCCCTCCAAGGTTCTGTTAGAGATCGTTGGTAAATCAATTTTAGAAAAGGCCATTCCTAGCTTGTCCAATCTAAACAGAAAAAAATACAAAATAGCCTTGGATGCAAGGCCACTATCCACACCAGTTTCAGGAGTTGGCAGGTTGATTGAATCTGTCCTCAAAGGTTTCGAAAAAGACCCTGATTTTGAATTTTATCTTTTTTCTCATAGGCCGATTCATGAGGGTTATGGCGATCTATTCAAAAATCCGAATATAAAACCTGTAATTGGAGAGGGCTTATTCTCTAAAAAAGGAGGGATTTATTTTGCATTATATCTTCCTTTCCAACTCAGAAAATATGAGATAGATTTGTTTTGGGGAACTCAACAGGTATTTCCATTATTCTTATCTAAGAGTATTCCTGGAGTTTTGACTTACCATGATTTTGTGGCGTACCGTTTTCCGGAAACAATGAGGCCCATTGCAAGATTCCAGCAGCTTTTTTACTTAAGAAGAAGTATCCAAAGAGCTGATTTTATATTAGCAAACTCTGAATTCACTTCTTCTGAGATCTTAAAGTATTCTTCCTTTCCTAAGGATAAGATAGATGTAATCTATCCGGGATATGATCCTAAAGAGATCCAAAAGATCAAAACTCCCCCTACAAAACGGATCTCTAAATTGCCTAAAAAATTTTTCTTAACAGTTTCTACATTAGAACCTCGTAAAAATTTCGGAACACTTCTAAAGGCTTATCAAGAATTCAGAAAAGAAAGATCGGATCTAATTTGGGTTCATGCTGGGAAGGAAGGTTGGGAATCTCCAGAGTTCTTGGAAAAATTCAAAACATCTTCCGCATCTGGTGAACTTTACTGGTTTGATTTTGTAAGTGAAGAAGAGTTAAAATATTTATATTCTCAGGCGAGTCTATTCGTGTTTCCTTCTATTTACGAAGGATTTGGGATCCCACTTTTGGAAGCCCTTGCTTATTCTCTTCCTTGTATCGTTTCCGATCTAGAGGTATTTAAAGAAATAGGTAAAAAATCCTGCATATATATTCCTCCAGAATCAGTGGAAGAATGGAAGAATGCGATCATTGGTTTTCAAAAGAAGAAGTTCAAATTTCCAAAGGTCGATCTGAAAAGATTTGAAAGGAAAAAATCTGCGGCACTCGTGAAAAAGATTTTCAGAGATTTAGTTTTTTCCAAAAAGTCCTAAAATTTTTTGGAAAAAAGATTTTGTCCCGACTTCTATCGTTCCTGAAAAAATAATATCAGTAGATGATTTCCAATGGATATGGATTCGATTTCTATCCAAGGCTTGGAAATAAATTTGTTCGGTTGGACTAACATTCCAAACGAATAGATCTTCTTTTCTTTCCCAAAAATTATCCGTCCAGTCAGTGCAGATCTTTTCTATAGTTTTGCTGGATCTTAATTGCAGTATAAATCCTTTTTTAGGATCTAAAAATGCGGAGAGGATGGGTGGTTTGGCAGAATCTTGTGGGGATCCTGAATCAAAATGGATACCTTCTCCTTTGAATCTTCTTCCTTCCAAATAATATTGGAATTCTGAAAATTGGAAAAAATAATTATAGATCCTGGTTTCTTCCAAGGCTGAAAACCTTGTACAAGTTTTTGACCTCCGCTCTTTAAAGCAAGGTGGAATTGGAAGTAAATGACTTGTAGCTTTGATTCTTATTTGTAATCTGGAAGTATGGTTTTTAGAAAAGCCTGGCCTGTTTTCCTCCTTCTTCTTTCTATTTTATTCTTAAACGATTGCAAATCGGACGAACAACCTCTGCTATACCAGGTGACACTTCAGGATTGGGATGGGAATTCCCACAAGTTTTCAGAAGACAAAGGCAAGTTAGTGGTCTTGGATTTCTGGGCAAGCTGGTGTGAACCTTGCAAAAAAGCTGTTCCTGTAGTGGAAAAACTGAGAGGAAAATTGAAAGATTCTCCTGCGGTCGTGTTAGGTGTGAATACAGAAGACGACCTAAGTTTGGAAGAAATC
Protein-coding regions in this window:
- a CDS encoding TlpA family protein disulfide reductase, with product MVFRKAWPVFLLLLSILFLNDCKSDEQPLLYQVTLQDWDGNSHKFSEDKGKLVVLDFWASWCEPCKKAVPVVEKLRGKLKDSPAVVLGVNTEDDLSLEEIRKAASEFGMLYPSLLDPKWELVTPLKIEGQPALFVFSKSGKKLHSQYGISEKDLPILTGRLKNWLESP
- a CDS encoding glycosyltransferase family 4 protein yields the protein MSNLNRKKYKIALDARPLSTPVSGVGRLIESVLKGFEKDPDFEFYLFSHRPIHEGYGDLFKNPNIKPVIGEGLFSKKGGIYFALYLPFQLRKYEIDLFWGTQQVFPLFLSKSIPGVLTYHDFVAYRFPETMRPIARFQQLFYLRRSIQRADFILANSEFTSSEILKYSSFPKDKIDVIYPGYDPKEIQKIKTPPTKRISKLPKKFFLTVSTLEPRKNFGTLLKAYQEFRKERSDLIWVHAGKEGWESPEFLEKFKTSSASGELYWFDFVSEEELKYLYSQASLFVFPSIYEGFGIPLLEALAYSLPCIVSDLEVFKEIGKKSCIYIPPESVEEWKNAIIGFQKKKFKFPKVDLKRFERKKSAALVKKIFRDLVFSKKS